The genomic window CACATCATCAACCGCGGCCCCGACTGGTTTGCGTCTATCGGCTCGCCGCCCAAGAGCACCGGCACGCGCATTTTCTGCGTCAGCGGCCATGTCAAGCGGCCGGGCAACTACGAACTGCCGATGGGCGTGACGCTGCGCGAACTGGTTTATGAACACGCGGGCGGGATGCGCTCCGACAAACCGCTCAAGGCGTTGATCCCCGGCGGGGCCTCCGCACCGTTCCTGACGCCCCAGCACCTGGATGTGAAGCTGGACTTCGAATCCGTCGCAGCGGCCGGATCGATGCTTGGCTCTGGCGGCGTGACGGTCATGGAGGAGGGCACAAGCATGGTCTGGGCCGCGCTACGCCTAACGGAGTTTTTCTATCACGAGTCCTGCGGCAAGTGCAGCCCCTGCCGCGAAGGCAGCTCCTGGCTCACGCAAACGCTCCGCCGGATCCTGGCCAAACGAGGCCGGATGGAGGACCTTGAAACCCTAACACAGTTGTGCCAGAACATCGCCGGGCGGACGATCTGCGCCTTCGGCGATGCCGAGGTGTCACCGATCATGAGCACCCTTCAACACTGGCGGCACGAGTACGAGGAACTGATCCGCGAGGCCGAGGCGCACCGGGAGAAGGAACTCCCAATAGCAGAAGCGAGGCACTGAAGATACCCATGACTCCGACGACAGCCGCAGAGACAGTCCGGCTAACGATCGACGGGCAGACCGTCACGGTCCCAAAGGGGACACTCGTCATCGAGGCCGCGCGCCAGGTCGGCGTGATGGTCCCGCATTTCTGCTATCATCCGAAACTGGCGCCGGTCGCCAACTGTCGCATGTGCCTCGTCGAGGTCGAGAAGGTGCCAAAGCTCCAGACCGCCTGCAGCACGCCGGTAGCTGAGGGCATGGTCATCCGCACGGCCACGACCGTCGTCAACGAGGCACACAAATCCGTCTTGGAGTTCATCCTGGCCAACCACCCGCTGGACTGCCCCGTTTGCGATCAGGGAGGCCGCTGCGATCTTCAGGACTACTCGCACCAGTACACGCCGACGACAAGCCGCTTCATCGAAGTCAAGCGCGTCTACCAGAAGGAATATTTTAGCCCGCTGATCGAAAAACAGATGAACCGCTGCGTGCAGTGCCAGCGCTGCGTACGCTACTGCGACCAGGTGATGGACGTGAATGCGCTCGCCCCGATCAACCGCGGCACGATGACCGAGATCAAGTCGTTCGCCGATCATCCGTTGGACTGCGAGTTCTGCGGCGGCTGCGTACAGATCTGCCCAGTCGGCGCGATCACGAGCCGGCTGTCCATGTACGAGTTCCGGCCCTGGATGCTCAAGCGCGCCGAAACGACCTGCGCCTACTGCGGCGACGGCTGCTCTATTACGCTGCAAACGAAGGGCAACGATCTCATTGAAGTCATGTCCGCGCAGGGCGTAGGCCGTAACAATGGCGACCTCTGTGCGCGCGGTTTCTTCGGCTATCACGTCAGCACGCACGCCGACCGGCTCAAACATCCCCTGATCCGCCGAGACGGCAAGCTGGTCGAAACGACCTGGGAAGAAGCGCTTGAGTACGTAGCCGAGAACGCCATGCGGATCAAGATGGCGCACGGTGGGCAGGCTTTTGCCGGCCTCATTGCCTCCCGCTGCACAAACGAAGAGCTGTATGTATTCCAGAAGTTCATGCGGCTCGCCATCGGCACCAACAAGCTCGACAGCAGCGCCCGCTACGGCCACGTCAATGGCGTCCGCGCACTGCGCCACGTGCAGGGTACGCACCGGTGGACCGTCACCTTCGAGGACATCGCGAAGGCCGAGGCGCTCCTCCTTGTCGGCACGAACGTCACTGAGGCCAACCCGATCACCGGACTCAAGGTCAAGGAAGCGGTAAAGAAGAACCTCGCGACGCTGATCACCATTGAAGCGCTGCAACCGGCTATCGGCACGATCAGTAACATCGCCAATCTTTCGGCACACCACTTCGGCACGCATCCCGACCGGTTCCATGCCGTAGCACTTGGCCTGATCAAGGCGCTGATTGAAGAGAATCTTGTTGCCAAGCCGCTCGTGCAGCGCGCCCCGGCTTTTGTGAAAGCCATCGGCGACGCGGTGAAGACGCTCACCTGGCCGGCGATCGAACGGGAGATCGGCTCGCCGGTTGCCGCAGTGAAAGACGCGGCTCGCGCGTTCCAGAAAACCAGCCGCGCCGTTATCCTCGTCGGTCCCGGCGTCCTGCGGCAGCCCGGAGGCGCGGGCCTCATGACTACGCTGCTCGACCTCCTATTGTTGAGCGGCCATCACGGTCTCGCCGGCTGCGGCGTGGCTCCGCTGGCTGAGGAAAACAACGACCAGGGTGCGATCGAGATGGGCGCAACGGCGGAGTACCTGCCCGGCCCGGCTGAGTTGGGCGATCCAGCCGCGCGCCAGCGCCTCGCGCAGCTTTGGAAGGAAGAGCCGGCGAACGCGCCAGCCCGCACGCTGCTGGAAATTCTCGACGAGGCCCGCGCTAGTACGGTCAAAGCGATGTTCGTCGTCGGCGAGAATCCGGCCGGCTCGTTGCCCCCCGCCGCGAAATCGAAAGAAGCGATGGAGAAACTCGACCTCCTTGTTTGCCAGGAACTATTCCTGACTGAGACGGCGGCGCTCGCGCATGTCGTCCTGCCCGCCTGCTCCTACGCTGAGAAGGATGGTACATTTACCAATTCCGAGGGCCACGTGCAGCCAGTGCGGCGCGCGATCGAGCCGCTAGGCGAGAGCCGCCCCGACTGGGAAATCCTCTCCGCCCTGTCCGTCCTGATGGGAGCTCCGCTTGAATACGGCGACGCGAAGGAGATCACAAACGAGATCCGCAGCCTGATCCCCGGCCACGGCCTGCTCGGGGCCGGCCCCACACCGCCGAAGCCGGATGACGCGACGGTGACGAAATATTTGACCGAGGGCTTCCGCGCCGATCTGTCGGCGCGCTATGCGCTGTCCAAAACAGACTGGCCGGCCGGAGAGTTCACGCTCGTCTCGCAACAAAGCCTCTTCCACTCGGGCAAGTTCTCGACTCGCTCGAAAGGTTTGCTGCAGATTCAATCCACTGGCTCGCTGGCGTTGAATTCAACGGATGCGGCTAGGATGGGGCTGGCCGATGGCGGGCGCGTGCGCCTGTCGAACCAGCAGGGCGAGATGACGACTACGGTCAAAACGCAGGACCGCGTCCCCGAGGGCATGGCGGTGTTTCCCGAACATTTTGACCAGGAACTGCGCCACCTCACGGGCATGGCGGTCGATCCACAGACCGGCGTGCCCTATTGCAAAACGGTGCGCGTGAGGATTGCCAAAGCGTAGGAGTTTTTCTTTCAGGAGGATGTCGTGGCTGAACTGGCGTTGAAGATGGCATTTTCGCTGGCGCAGATCGCTGTCGTGATGGGCGTCATCATGCTGACCGTGATGGTCCTCACGCTGGCTGAGCGCAAGGTCCTCGGCTGGATGCAGGACCGGATGGGGCCGATGGAGGTGGGACCCTACGGCGTGCTGCAGCCGATCGCCGACGGATTGAAGCTGTTCTTTAAGGAAGACATCGTGCCCGCCGGCGCGAACAAGTTTCTCTTCAGCCTCGCGCCGATCCTGGCGCTGGTGCCGGCCCTGATTGGCTTTGCCGTCATCCCCTTCGGTCCTGATACGACAATAGAGCTGTTCGGCCAGACGTTCAACCCCTTCATCATCAGCGACATCAACATCGGTATTCTCTACATCCTGGCCTTCACCTCCATCGGCGCCTACGGCATCATCCTGGGCGGCTGGGCCTCGAACAGCAAATACTCGCTGCTGGGCGGGCTGCGGTCGGCCGCGCAAGTCATCAGCTACGAGTTGAACGTCGGCCTAGCGATCGTGGGCGTGCTGCTGCTGGCCGGCTCGCTGAGCCTCGTGAAGATCACGCAGGCGCAGGCCGGCTGGTTCTGGAACTGGTACATCTTCGCGCCGCCCTTTCCGCAACTGCTGGCCTTCGTGGTCTACGTGATCTCGGCGGTGGCCGAAACCAACCGCGTGCCCTTCGACCTGCCAGAGGCAGAGAGCGAACTGGTGGCGGGCTTCTTCACTGAGTACAGCGGGATGCGGTTTGCGTTCTTCTTCATTGCGGAGTACGCCAATATGATCATGGTCTCCTGCATCGCCGCGGCGCTGTTTCTGGGCGGCTGGAACGCGCCCTATCCGGGTACCGCGCTGGCGCGGTTGGGCTTCGAGCAGTTCGCCTGGGTCGAAAACGTCGTCTGGTTTGCGGCCAAGGTTTATTTTTTTCTATTCCTGTTTTTCTGGCTGCGCGCGACGCTGCCGCGACTGCGGTACGACCAGCTCATGCGGTTCGGCTGGAAGGTGATGCTTCCGATCGCACTGGGCAACATTCTGGTCACATCCATTGCAGCCTACCTGTTCCCCCGGGGGTAGTTTAAGACGCGAGGCCCGGAGTTCGAGGCGAAAGGAAAGACCAGGAGATGCGGACACTTAAAGCGTGGTTCAAAACCATCGTCTTCTACGAGATTCTCGTAGGCATGGCTGCCACGATGCGCCATCTGCTGCACTACAAACCCATCACGATTCAGTACCCGCACGAGAAGCGCGTGCTACCGGACAGTTATCGCGGCATGCTGGCGCTTCTGCGCTACGACGACGGTACCGAGAAGTGCGTCGGCTGCGACCTCTGCGAGGCCGCCTGCCCGTCGCGCGTCATCCGCGTCGTGAGCGGCGAGGTGCCAGGCGAGCCGACCAAGCGCTACGCGAAGGAATATTACATGGACATGACCCGCTGCCTGTTCTGCGGCATGTGCGTGGATGCCTGCCCGGTAGACGCACTAGGCATGACGCGCGAATACGAGTGGGCTGTCTACGATAAGCGAAACTTATTGCTGAATAAGCAGCAGCTCCTGGCCATCGGCGACCGCTCCTATCCGATGCGCGAGAAGCGGCTGGAGTTCCAGCATTCGAACGTCGCCTTCTTCAACGTCGCGTTCAAACAGATCCCCCAAAAGGAGAGCTGACCGCGTGGCCCAGCTCTTCTTTTTTTACTTCGCCTGCATCATCGTGCTGACCTCCATCCTAGTGGTGGCGCTGAAAAACCCTGTCTACAGCGCCCTGTCGCTGCTGATCATGTTCTTCCATGTGGCTGGCCTCTACGTCATGCTCCACGCGGAATTCGTAGCCGCCGTCCAGATCATCGTCTACGCCGGTGCGATCCTGGTGCTTTATCTCTTCGTCGTCATGTTGCTGAATCTCCACCGTGAAGATCGCTACCACGGGCAGTTGCCCGTCGGCGCATTATTGGGCGTGACGCTATTGACCGAGGCCGTGCTGCTCCTCGCGCAGCGGAAGGACACTGGCGCGCCCCCAGCACCCGACTTGACCACGGCAGTCGAAGGCAACACGGAGGCTATCGGTGATTTACTGTACTCGACCTATGTCTTCCCATTTGAAGTCGCGTCGTTGATTTTGCTGGTCGCCATGATCGGTGCGATCATCCTGGCCAAGCGGGACCTCCTCACAAGGCGCGCGCCATGAAGCAAGAAGTATCTCTCGCAAAACACGAGACGCCTTTTCGGCAAAACATGCGATACGCGCGACGAGATCCGAGGATTTAGACATGATTCCCATTTCCTACTACCTGATCCTGAGCGCGATCGTGTTCATCACGGGCGTGGTGGGTGTGCTAATCCGTCGGAATATCATCATCATTCTGCTGTCAGTGGAATTGATGTTGAATGCCACGAACATTAATTTCGTCGCCTTTTCGAATTATTTCCAGAACGTGTCGGGACAGGTTTTCGTCTTCTTCGCACTAACTGTGGCAGCCGCGGAGGTGGCGGTGGGCCTAGCCATCATCATCGCGCTCTATCGCAGTAAGGCCAGCATCAACGTGGACGATTTCCAGCTGATGAAATGGTGATCTTGTACTTATGAAGGTTCACCGATGATTGATGAACTGAGGAAGATGCGAAACAAAGAGATGCCAAGTCTTGCGTTTACCATAGCTCATCCATAGTTCATAGTTGACCCTATGGATTACATTCTCATTCCCTTGCTCCCGTTCACAGCTTTTCTGATCCTCGGCCTCTTCGGTCACTGGATTACGCACAAGGCGCACCTTGTCGCGGTACCAGCCGTAATCGTCTCCTTTATTCTGTCCGTCCTAGCCTTTGTGCAGGTTGCGAACGGCCACCCCATATCCGTGCCGCTCTACACGTGGCTGACCTCTGGTGACCTACGTATCGGCCTCGGCATCACAATTGATCCCCTGACCGCTTGCATGCTGATCCTCGTTACAGTGGTCAGCTCGCTCGTGCATATCTACACAATTGGCTACATGCACGGCGAAAAGGGCTACGCACGGTTCTTTAGTTACATCGCGCTCTTCACCTTCTCGATGCTCATGCTGGTGCTGGCGGACAATTTCCTTCAACTGTTCGTCTTCTGGGAGGCGGTCGGCCTTTGTTCCTATCTTCTGATCAGCCACTGGTACGAACGCCCCTCGGCCTGCGCTGCAGCGACCAAAGCCTTCATCGTCAACCGCGTAGGCGATTTCGGCTTTATGCTCGGCCTGCTGCTTGTCTGGTCCTCCTTCGGCTCACTGGAATACCGGCACGTCTTCGCGCTGGCGGCCGATCTTGCTGGCGAGACGATAAATCTCCTGCGCCCCTTCGGCGGCGTCTGGGAAGTGTCCACACTGACTCTGATATGCCTGTTGCTCTTCACGGGTGCGGTCGGTAAGTCGGCCCAGGTGCCACTACACGTCTGGCTGCCGGACGCGATGGAAGGTCCCACACCGATCTCGGCCCTGATCCATGCCGCTACGATGGTGACCGCTGGCGTTTTCATGGTCGCACGGCTCTCTCCTCTCTATAATCTCTCCCCTGTGGCCATGGACGTAGTTGCCCTTGTGGGCGCCGCGACCATGCTGCTGGGCGCAACGATCGCGCTGACGCAGACCGACATCAAACGCGTGGTAGCCTATTCGACCGTCAGCCAGCTCGGCTACATGACGATGGCCTGCGGGCTCGGCGCCTACGCGGCTGGCATCTACCACCTGCTCACGCATGGGGCCTTCAAGGCCCTGCTGTTCCTTGGCTGCGGCTCGGTGATCATCGCGCTGCATCACGAGCAGGACATACGCCGCATGGGCGGCTTAAAAGACAAGCTCCCCGTGACCTACTGGACCTTTGTGATCGGCTCGCTGGCGCTGGCCGGCTTCCCGCTGACCTCTGGCTTCTTCAGCAAGGACGAATTGCTGGTGTCGGCCTGGGCGTCCGGTCCGCTGGGACAGATCCTGACGGTCTTCGGGCTGCTGACCGCGATGATGACGGCCTTTTACAGTTTCCGGCTAGTCTTCGTAACTTTCTGGGGAACCTATCGGGGTGAAGCGCTTGACCACGGGCAGGGACATGAGCACGGACACGGCGGTTCGCATGAAATCCACGAGCCGTCAAAGACGATCACCGTTCCACTGCTGATCTTATCGGTGCTGTCCATTGTCTCCGGCTATTTCGGCATCTTCGAGTTCCTGTCGCCGGCGATCCCCGGCCCAATTGCTCACGGTGAAGGGCACCAGGGCCAGGCCGGCATTATTATTATGGTGGTGGCCACGCTGATGAGCCTGACTGGCTTCGCCGCGGCATATTTTGTTTACGTAAAATCGCCAGGCCTGCCCGATCGTCTGGCTGCCCAGTGGCAGACGCTCTACCGGCTCTCACTTAACAAATGGTTCGTAGATGAAGTCTACGACCGGACCTTCGTGCAGCCGACCTTTACGCTGGCCGACCGGCTGTGGCGGCACGTGGACGTGGCGGTCATCGACGGCGCGGTCAACGGCGTGGCGCGCGCCATTGCCTGGTGGGGCTGGGTGATGCGGCTGTTCCAGAGCGGACAGACGCAACACTATGCGCTTGGTATGACGCTGGGTGCCGTACTGATTTTGACCCTCTATCTTCTCTTATAGAAACAGGCAATGGGCAAGAGAGTCTTGGCAATAGGCGATGGGCGATGGGCGATGGGTCGGTATGTCCGTCCTGCCAATAGTCTATCGCCTACAGCCCCTGGCCTATGGCCCCTGGTCTGGAGCGAAGCGACATGAGCGACGCGATGCTCCAGACCGGCGGATTCCCCTGGCTGACGACGATCGTCTTCCTACCGCTCGTGGGCGTCCTGCTGCTGCTGTTTGTCAACAAGGCAGCGCATCAGACGATCCGCTGGATTGCGCTAGGCGTCTCACTGGCCGATCTCATCGTTTCGCTCCCGCTCTGGTCGCTCTTCGACTCCTTCACGCCCCGCATGCAGTTCGTGGAGCACGCGAACTGGATTGCGTCGCCGGCGATTAACTACAGCGTCGGCGTGGACGGCATCAGCCTGCCGCTCGTCCTCCTGACAACGGTGCTGTCACCCTTCTGCATCCTCTGCTCCTGGAAGGCGATCGACACCCGCGTTAAGGAATTTATGGCCGTGCTCCTGATTATGGAGACCGCCATGCTTGGCGTCTTCGTTGCGCTGGACTTTGTGCTCTTCTACATTTTCTGGGAGGCGATGCTGATCCCGATGTACCTGCTAATCGGGGTTTGGGGGGGACCGAACAGGCTCTACGCGGCGATCAAGTTCTTCATGTATACATTGGTCGGTAGCGTGCTGCTGCTCGTCGCCATCATCATGCTCTACTTCAAGGGTGGCCAGACGTTCGACATCCTTCTGTTGAGCCGCGTCGAGTACACGTCAAAGTTGCAGAACTGGCTGTTTTGGGCCTTTTGGGCCGCCTTCGCCGTGAAAGTGCCAATGTGGCCGCTGCACACCTGGCTCCCCGACGCTCACGTGGAGGCGCCGACCGCGGGCAGCGTGATTCTCGCAAGCGTGCTGCTCAAGATGGGCGGGTACGGGTTTCTGCGTTTCACGCTGCCGATGCTCCCTGACGCCACCGTCACCTTCACGCCGGTCATGGTGGTGCTGTCGCTGATCGCAATCATTTATGGGGCCTACATGGCGCTCGCGCAGGCCGATCTGAAGAAACTCATCGCCTATTCCAGCGTGAGCCACATGGGCTTTGTGACGCTTGGCATCTTCATGTTGAACGCGCAAGGCATCGAAGGCGCGATCATGCAAATGGTCAACCACGGCATCACAACCGGCGCCCTGTTCCTGTGCGTCGGTGCGATCTACGAGCGCACGCACAGCAGGCAAATCACCGACAACGTGGGCCTTGCAGGCCTGATGCCGCGCTACGTGACCGTTCTCGTCATTTTCAGCCTGTCGTCGCTCGGATTGCCCGGCACGAACAGTTTCGTCGGTGAATTCCTTGTGCTGG from Nitrospira sp. includes these protein-coding regions:
- a CDS encoding NADH-quinone oxidoreductase subunit M, which translates into the protein MSDAMLQTGGFPWLTTIVFLPLVGVLLLLFVNKAAHQTIRWIALGVSLADLIVSLPLWSLFDSFTPRMQFVEHANWIASPAINYSVGVDGISLPLVLLTTVLSPFCILCSWKAIDTRVKEFMAVLLIMETAMLGVFVALDFVLFYIFWEAMLIPMYLLIGVWGGPNRLYAAIKFFMYTLVGSVLLLVAIIMLYFKGGQTFDILLLSRVEYTSKLQNWLFWAFWAAFAVKVPMWPLHTWLPDAHVEAPTAGSVILASVLLKMGGYGFLRFTLPMLPDATVTFTPVMVVLSLIAIIYGAYMALAQADLKKLIAYSSVSHMGFVTLGIFMLNAQGIEGAIMQMVNHGITTGALFLCVGAIYERTHSRQITDNVGLAGLMPRYVTVLVIFSLSSLGLPGTNSFVGEFLVLAGTFFWSKWIATIASLGIILAAAYLLWMLQRVAFGVPNPAHVSQLHDLNLREMVTMVPLVVLVFWIGLYPNPLLVNMHASVNGLIERVDLGDFEMGQDTPGMPTVMPAPGPPTAELKSANVHMRDYTTILPFVR
- the nuoK gene encoding NADH-quinone oxidoreductase subunit NuoK yields the protein MIPISYYLILSAIVFITGVVGVLIRRNIIIILLSVELMLNATNINFVAFSNYFQNVSGQVFVFFALTVAAAEVAVGLAIIIALYRSKASINVDDFQLMKW
- the nuoH gene encoding NADH-quinone oxidoreductase subunit NuoH, coding for MAFSLAQIAVVMGVIMLTVMVLTLAERKVLGWMQDRMGPMEVGPYGVLQPIADGLKLFFKEDIVPAGANKFLFSLAPILALVPALIGFAVIPFGPDTTIELFGQTFNPFIISDINIGILYILAFTSIGAYGIILGGWASNSKYSLLGGLRSAAQVISYELNVGLAIVGVLLLAGSLSLVKITQAQAGWFWNWYIFAPPFPQLLAFVVYVISAVAETNRVPFDLPEAESELVAGFFTEYSGMRFAFFFIAEYANMIMVSCIAAALFLGGWNAPYPGTALARLGFEQFAWVENVVWFAAKVYFFLFLFFWLRATLPRLRYDQLMRFGWKVMLPIALGNILVTSIAAYLFPRG
- the nuoL gene encoding NADH-quinone oxidoreductase subunit L → MDYILIPLLPFTAFLILGLFGHWITHKAHLVAVPAVIVSFILSVLAFVQVANGHPISVPLYTWLTSGDLRIGLGITIDPLTACMLILVTVVSSLVHIYTIGYMHGEKGYARFFSYIALFTFSMLMLVLADNFLQLFVFWEAVGLCSYLLISHWYERPSACAAATKAFIVNRVGDFGFMLGLLLVWSSFGSLEYRHVFALAADLAGETINLLRPFGGVWEVSTLTLICLLLFTGAVGKSAQVPLHVWLPDAMEGPTPISALIHAATMVTAGVFMVARLSPLYNLSPVAMDVVALVGAATMLLGATIALTQTDIKRVVAYSTVSQLGYMTMACGLGAYAAGIYHLLTHGAFKALLFLGCGSVIIALHHEQDIRRMGGLKDKLPVTYWTFVIGSLALAGFPLTSGFFSKDELLVSAWASGPLGQILTVFGLLTAMMTAFYSFRLVFVTFWGTYRGEALDHGQGHEHGHGGSHEIHEPSKTITVPLLILSVLSIVSGYFGIFEFLSPAIPGPIAHGEGHQGQAGIIIMVVATLMSLTGFAAAYFVYVKSPGLPDRLAAQWQTLYRLSLNKWFVDEVYDRTFVQPTFTLADRLWRHVDVAVIDGAVNGVARAIAWWGWVMRLFQSGQTQHYALGMTLGAVLILTLYLLL
- the nuoG gene encoding NADH-quinone oxidoreductase subunit NuoG; translation: MTPTTAAETVRLTIDGQTVTVPKGTLVIEAARQVGVMVPHFCYHPKLAPVANCRMCLVEVEKVPKLQTACSTPVAEGMVIRTATTVVNEAHKSVLEFILANHPLDCPVCDQGGRCDLQDYSHQYTPTTSRFIEVKRVYQKEYFSPLIEKQMNRCVQCQRCVRYCDQVMDVNALAPINRGTMTEIKSFADHPLDCEFCGGCVQICPVGAITSRLSMYEFRPWMLKRAETTCAYCGDGCSITLQTKGNDLIEVMSAQGVGRNNGDLCARGFFGYHVSTHADRLKHPLIRRDGKLVETTWEEALEYVAENAMRIKMAHGGQAFAGLIASRCTNEELYVFQKFMRLAIGTNKLDSSARYGHVNGVRALRHVQGTHRWTVTFEDIAKAEALLLVGTNVTEANPITGLKVKEAVKKNLATLITIEALQPAIGTISNIANLSAHHFGTHPDRFHAVALGLIKALIEENLVAKPLVQRAPAFVKAIGDAVKTLTWPAIEREIGSPVAAVKDAARAFQKTSRAVILVGPGVLRQPGGAGLMTTLLDLLLLSGHHGLAGCGVAPLAEENNDQGAIEMGATAEYLPGPAELGDPAARQRLAQLWKEEPANAPARTLLEILDEARASTVKAMFVVGENPAGSLPPAAKSKEAMEKLDLLVCQELFLTETAALAHVVLPACSYAEKDGTFTNSEGHVQPVRRAIEPLGESRPDWEILSALSVLMGAPLEYGDAKEITNEIRSLIPGHGLLGAGPTPPKPDDATVTKYLTEGFRADLSARYALSKTDWPAGEFTLVSQQSLFHSGKFSTRSKGLLQIQSTGSLALNSTDAARMGLADGGRVRLSNQQGEMTTTVKTQDRVPEGMAVFPEHFDQELRHLTGMAVDPQTGVPYCKTVRVRIAKA
- the nuoI gene encoding NADH-quinone oxidoreductase subunit NuoI, coding for MRTLKAWFKTIVFYEILVGMAATMRHLLHYKPITIQYPHEKRVLPDSYRGMLALLRYDDGTEKCVGCDLCEAACPSRVIRVVSGEVPGEPTKRYAKEYYMDMTRCLFCGMCVDACPVDALGMTREYEWAVYDKRNLLLNKQQLLAIGDRSYPMREKRLEFQHSNVAFFNVAFKQIPQKES
- a CDS encoding NADH-quinone oxidoreductase subunit J, producing MRCARSGWSSSIRTSPSSTSRSNRSPKRRADRVAQLFFFYFACIIVLTSILVVALKNPVYSALSLLIMFFHVAGLYVMLHAEFVAAVQIIVYAGAILVLYLFVVMLLNLHREDRYHGQLPVGALLGVTLLTEAVLLLAQRKDTGAPPAPDLTTAVEGNTEAIGDLLYSTYVFPFEVASLILLVAMIGAIILAKRDLLTRRAP